From one Triticum urartu cultivar G1812 chromosome 3, Tu2.1, whole genome shotgun sequence genomic stretch:
- the LOC125542314 gene encoding wax ester synthase/diacylglycerol acyltransferase 11-like isoform X2, producing the protein MSAATHSSRPLSVRVSREKECADNSMVEPMSPTGRVMEELGVCIVVVIGLGTPVNLPVFRAGIETELLTRFPRFRSIQVMDESTNNGKPRWVQTPVNMDDHIVVPRLDPEAVASDPEKAVEDYVASLSLLPMDRRRPLWELHFLDFPSSEAASTVVLRLHHSIGDGTSITTLLMASSRSTADPARVPAMPPPPKRTGAIYQREPRPPLSSGDYLALLAWFWSYVVLAWHTLVDVAMIVATILFLSDPRTLFTRADGVEPRARKRFVHRSLSFDDVKLIKTAMNCTINDVLAGVTSAALSQYYFKKSGDTNMKRICLRSLVLVDARPVSTRQTYVTRVETGNRLSSLICPFNIALQDDPLEYVREAKRFMHRKKSSLEVLFTRVVGEFLVKKFGVKAGAFIFRRFVERTTIIFSNALGPVEHMALCGHPVVFMAPSIYGPPQALTVHYHNYGSDIKVVLAVDDAQFPDCHQLLDGFAEAIRIIKNAAALKTLTTSI; encoded by the exons ATGAGCGCAGCCACTCACTCAAGCCGTCCGCTCTCTGTCCGTGTGTCACGAGAGAAGGAATGTGCTGACAATTCCATGGTAGAGCCCATGAGCCCTACCGGAAGAGTCATGGAGGAGTTGGGTGTGTGCATCGTCGTCGTGATAGGGCTTGGCACGCCGGTGAACCTGCCCGTCTTCCGTGCCGGCATCGAAACAGAACTGCTTACTCGTTTCCCACGCTTCCGCAGTATTCAA GTAATGGACGAGTCCACCAACAATGGCAAGCCGCGATGGGTGCAAACTCCGGTGAACATGGACGACCACATCGTCGTTCCCAGGCTGGATCCTGAGGCTGTGGCGTCCGACCCAGAAAAGGCCGTGGAGGACTACGTGGCGTCGCTGTCCCTGCTCCCGATGGACAGGCGCCGCCCGCTCTGGGAGCTCCACTTCCTCGACTTTCCATCCTCCGAGGCAGCCTCCACGGTGGTGCTCCGCCTGCACCACTCCATCGGCGACGGCACCTCCATCACGACGCTCCTCATGGCGTCGTCCCGCAGCACGGCCGACCCGGCGAGGGTGCCAGCTATGCCGCCACCACCCAAGCGCACGGGCGCCATCTACCAGCGAGAACCACGGCCTCCGCTGTCTTCAGGTGATTACCTCGCACTGCTTGCATGGTTTTGGTCGTATGTCGTGCTGGCCTGGCACACACTGGTGGATGTAGCGATGATCGTTGCAACGATACTGTTCTTGAGTGATCCACGCACGCTCTTCACGCGTGCGGATGGCGTCGAGCCTCGCGCCCGCAAGCGTTTCGTGCACCGGAGCCTTAGCTTTGACGATGTCAAGCTCATCAAGACTGCCATGAACTGC ACTATTAACGACGTGCTAGCCGGTGTGACTTCAGCAGCTCTTTCACAATATTACTTTAAGAAATCCG GTGACACTAACATGAAGAGAATCTGTTTGCGATCACTCGTCCTAGTCGACGCGAGGCCAGTCTCCACCCGACAA ACATATGTTACCAGAGTAGAGACAGGCAATCGACTTAGCAGCCTCATCTGTCCATTTAATATAGCCTTGCAAGATGATCCCCTTGAGTACGTTCGGGAGGCAAAAAGATTTATGCATAGGAAAAAGAGCTCTCTAGAAGTGCTGTTCACACGAGTGGTCGGTGAATTTTTGGTGAAGAAATTTGGTGTCAAG GCAGGAGCTTTTATCTTCCGCCGTTTTGTGGAGCGAACAACCATCATATTTTCAAATGCCCTTGGACCAGTTGAACATATGGCGTTATGTGGGCACCCAGTTGTCTTCATGGCACCTAGTATCTACGGTCCGCCACAA GCTTTGACCGTGCACTACCATAATTATGGTAGTGATATCAAGGTAGTTCTGGCAGTTGATGACGCTCAATTTCCAGATTGTCACCAGCTTTTGGATGGTTTTGCCGAGGCCATTAGAATCATTAAGAATGCGGCAGCACTCAAGACGTTGACAACATCAATCTAG
- the LOC125542315 gene encoding fatty acyl-CoA reductase 1-like: MIGEMDADSVVGYFRGKSILITGSTGFLGKVLVEKILRVQPDVKKLYLLIRAPDAESAKLRIQTEIIGREIFHVLKEKHGVRFNNFIEEKICPLVGDIIYENFGLDSAQLGELSKDVDVIVNGAATTNFFERYDVAFDVNVLGVKHICAFATKCPKLKMLLHVSTAYVAGEQEGIIPEKPILMGETIKVGTHLEIESELNLIKVTMQELKASCSTEKAGRKTMKELGLKRARHFGWPNTYVFTKAMGEMMMGLLPMDFPVVIIRPSIITSTLKEPLPGWMEGIKTIDSVVIGYAKQTLPFFLVDLDLIMDVIPGDMVVNAMMVAMVAHSEDQQVQIIYHVTSSLRNPAPYAILWKSLFRYFNDNPPCTGRNGEHVRLKKMRFFSSVMWFRLYMAFKYMLPLEMLRLVNIALCGVFSRVYNELSRKFRFMMQLSELYAPYTLFKGCFDDMNLDKLRMAMKKDNQNNNGAYYFDFDPKYIDWEDYFYSVHIPGVLKYTRD, encoded by the exons ATGATCGGTGAAATGGATGCGGACAGTGTTGTAGGATATTTCAGGGGCAAGAGTATCCTCATCACTGGTTCAACTGGCTTCCTAGGCAAAG TGCTCGTAGAGAAGATACTGAGGGTTCAGCCTGATGTGAAGAAGCTCTACCTCTTGATTCGGGCCCCTGATGCTGAATCCGCGAAGCTTCGGATTCAGACTGAG ATCATAGGTCGGGAGATCTTTCATGTGCTAAAAGAAAAACATGGTGTGCGGTTCAATAATTTCATTGAGGAAAAGATATGTCCGTTGGTGGGAGATATCATTTATGAAAACTTTGGACTAGACAGTGCCCAGCTAGGGGAATTGTCCAAGGACGTAGATGTCATCGTCAACGGAGCTGCGACTACAAATTTCTTTGAAAG ATATGATGTGGCTTTCGATGTGAATGTCTTGGGTGTGAAGCACATCTGCGCATTTGCAACAAAATGTCCTAAGCTCAAGATGTTGCTTCATGTTTCAACAG CCTATGTAGCTGGTGAGCAAGAGGGGATAATACCAGAGAAGCCGATTTTGATGGGTGAGACCATAAAGGTGGGCACACATCTAGAGATCGAATCGGAGTTAAATTTAATCAAAGTGACCATGCAAGAACTAAAAGCTAGTTGTTCCACGGAGAAGGCTGGGAGGAAAACTATGAAGGAGCTTGGCCTCAAGAG GGCTCGACACTTCGGGTGGCCGAACACCTACGTATTCACCAAGGCAATGGGGGAGATGATGATGGGGCTCCTACCAATGGACTTTCCGGTTGTCATCATCCGCCCAAGCATTATAACCAGTACCCTCAAGGAGCCATTGCCTGGATGGATGGAAGGAATCAA GACAATCGACTCGGTGGTCATCGGATACGCCAAGCAGACCTTGCCCTTCTTCCTAGTCGACCTAGATTTAATAATGGATGTG ATTCCAGGGGACATGGTGGTGAATGCTATGATGGTTGCCATGGTAGCACACTCAGAGGATCAGCAGGTGCAAATCATCTACCATGTAACATCGTCGCTGCGGAACCCAGCACCTTACGCCATCCTTTGGAAGTCTCTCTTTCGGTACTTCAATGACAACCCCCCATGCACGGGAAGGAATGGTGAGCATGTTCGGCTGAAGAAGATGCGGTTCTTCAGCTCTGTCATGTGGTTCAGGCTGTACATGGCCTTCAAGTACATGCTTCCCCTCGAG ATGCTTCGCCTAGTGAACATTGCACTTTGTGGTGTTTTCTCACGGGTATACAACGAACTCAGCAGAAAATTCCGATTCATGATGCAGTTGAGCGAATTATATGCACCATACACTTTGTTCAAAGGGTG CTTTGATGACATGAACTTGGATAAACTAAGGATGGCGATGAAAAAGGACAATCAAAATAACAATGGGGCCTATTACTTTGATTTTGATCCCAAGTACATTGACTGGGAAGATTATTTCTACAGTGTTCACATCCCTGGTGTGCTCAAATATACGCGTGATTGA
- the LOC125542314 gene encoding wax ester synthase/diacylglycerol acyltransferase 11-like isoform X1, translating to MSAATHSSRPLSVRVSREKECADNSMVEPMSPTGRVMEELGVCIVVVIGLGTPVNLPVFRAGIETELLTRFPRFRSIQVMDESTNNGKPRWVQTPVNMDDHIVVPRLDPEAVASDPEKAVEDYVASLSLLPMDRRRPLWELHFLDFPSSEAASTVVLRLHHSIGDGTSITTLLMASSRSTADPARVPAMPPPPKRTGAIYQREPRPPLSSGDYLALLAWFWSYVVLAWHTLVDVAMIVATILFLSDPRTLFTRADGVEPRARKRFVHRSLSFDDVKLIKTAMNCTINDVLAGVTSAALSQYYFKKSGDTNMKRICLRSLVLVDARPVSTRQTYVTRVETGNRLSSLICPFNIALQDDPLEYVREAKRFMHRKKSSLEVLFTRVVGEFLVKKFGVKKAGAFIFRRFVERTTIIFSNALGPVEHMALCGHPVVFMAPSIYGPPQALTVHYHNYGSDIKVVLAVDDAQFPDCHQLLDGFAEAIRIIKNAAALKTLTTSI from the exons ATGAGCGCAGCCACTCACTCAAGCCGTCCGCTCTCTGTCCGTGTGTCACGAGAGAAGGAATGTGCTGACAATTCCATGGTAGAGCCCATGAGCCCTACCGGAAGAGTCATGGAGGAGTTGGGTGTGTGCATCGTCGTCGTGATAGGGCTTGGCACGCCGGTGAACCTGCCCGTCTTCCGTGCCGGCATCGAAACAGAACTGCTTACTCGTTTCCCACGCTTCCGCAGTATTCAA GTAATGGACGAGTCCACCAACAATGGCAAGCCGCGATGGGTGCAAACTCCGGTGAACATGGACGACCACATCGTCGTTCCCAGGCTGGATCCTGAGGCTGTGGCGTCCGACCCAGAAAAGGCCGTGGAGGACTACGTGGCGTCGCTGTCCCTGCTCCCGATGGACAGGCGCCGCCCGCTCTGGGAGCTCCACTTCCTCGACTTTCCATCCTCCGAGGCAGCCTCCACGGTGGTGCTCCGCCTGCACCACTCCATCGGCGACGGCACCTCCATCACGACGCTCCTCATGGCGTCGTCCCGCAGCACGGCCGACCCGGCGAGGGTGCCAGCTATGCCGCCACCACCCAAGCGCACGGGCGCCATCTACCAGCGAGAACCACGGCCTCCGCTGTCTTCAGGTGATTACCTCGCACTGCTTGCATGGTTTTGGTCGTATGTCGTGCTGGCCTGGCACACACTGGTGGATGTAGCGATGATCGTTGCAACGATACTGTTCTTGAGTGATCCACGCACGCTCTTCACGCGTGCGGATGGCGTCGAGCCTCGCGCCCGCAAGCGTTTCGTGCACCGGAGCCTTAGCTTTGACGATGTCAAGCTCATCAAGACTGCCATGAACTGC ACTATTAACGACGTGCTAGCCGGTGTGACTTCAGCAGCTCTTTCACAATATTACTTTAAGAAATCCG GTGACACTAACATGAAGAGAATCTGTTTGCGATCACTCGTCCTAGTCGACGCGAGGCCAGTCTCCACCCGACAA ACATATGTTACCAGAGTAGAGACAGGCAATCGACTTAGCAGCCTCATCTGTCCATTTAATATAGCCTTGCAAGATGATCCCCTTGAGTACGTTCGGGAGGCAAAAAGATTTATGCATAGGAAAAAGAGCTCTCTAGAAGTGCTGTTCACACGAGTGGTCGGTGAATTTTTGGTGAAGAAATTTGGTGTCAAG AAGGCAGGAGCTTTTATCTTCCGCCGTTTTGTGGAGCGAACAACCATCATATTTTCAAATGCCCTTGGACCAGTTGAACATATGGCGTTATGTGGGCACCCAGTTGTCTTCATGGCACCTAGTATCTACGGTCCGCCACAA GCTTTGACCGTGCACTACCATAATTATGGTAGTGATATCAAGGTAGTTCTGGCAGTTGATGACGCTCAATTTCCAGATTGTCACCAGCTTTTGGATGGTTTTGCCGAGGCCATTAGAATCATTAAGAATGCGGCAGCACTCAAGACGTTGACAACATCAATCTAG